The DNA window TATGAAGCTAAATAAGGTGTCTTTCTTGGTGTCTTGTATTATTTGTTACCTCATTCATAGTCTTAATTCTTCTTTTGATTTCTTATACCATTGCccaaattttcatattattttactaaatttatttgtattccCGCCAACAAGAAAAATGATTGATTACCCGCATTGATTGTCCGCCCAACAAAGATGTAGACTTGACACgaaaaagataaaagagaatatTAACGTAAAAATTGAGAACCCTTTGCCAATTAGTTAATgaaaaatttcatatttaaaaaaaaataataataatactaatattaaatagtaGAGTACTTCAAATGTCAAGAGTTGTCTTAAAAGAGTTAGTTCGATTTTTATTAACACTTTAAATTGCATTTAGAATCATGATCAAGGAAAttcttaaattcaaaagaaaaatgaaaaataaattgtcattcaaaaaatatattaataaaataataataatttagtaacaatggaataaataaaatatatgaccGTTAAACAATTAATAGGATTTTCAATAattgagaattgtaagagtctTGAATGaaatttcttttgattttcagagaattgttttttttttttttaaaatacagtTTCTTAATCGGACATTATGgttgaaatataaaatcatatatattcatttcaatggaattataaaaattaaattatttcattcttaatttctcttttagaactgatcatttatttttttagattaggctaatagaaaatcaaaatttcatccTAACcccatttttaataaaaagtgaGAATCGAAATTAAAtctcactttcaaataaaaatttttttttttaaattattttgaacgaATAATtgtagttaaaattatttattttaattcactAAACAATTAAAAGATTTGGAATTCCTTCTATTCTAATTCTAAGGCCGCCTAAATCAAATATAACCTAGTTTTCTCAACTAAGCACCTTTTGAACAGTAATATAGTATCAGTAAAtttcatacttttttttaaaagattaatcattttaattaaaatttgaatttaatattcagaattaaaattttgaaattgttcGGACTCATGTGttaataattagaatataaCAATTACAATTTTGAGTTTGTTAGAATctatcaaaatcaaacaattttttttttgaaaactaatCTGATATCTTGTCATATGAGCTACTTATTgggttaaataattttttaattatagttagataaatttttttatagagaatGTCATTTATTATAAAACCAACAAAAAAGTAAAACAGATTACAAGaaaaaacaagaacaagaacacAATAAAATTAGTGTTGTCTGAGCATTGAGAAAACAGGAGATCTTATATTATTTGTCTTTGGAAACAAAAAAGGAAATCAATATTATAAcgtctttattattattattaaaagaacTGTATATTTATACATCGTTTAGAGAATTCTAAATCAACTCGATAACTACTAAAATGATACAATGTTCaacaaaattaaagaaatatcgACCAATATGAGAAAAACGACGAAAAGTGAAGTTGAAGATTAATAAATCGATctaaacaagaaaaataaacttAACAACAATGTAATGTATGatattcacaaaaaaaaaatggatacaGATCTTAGAAATAAACTGTATTATTTCTCATGTTGGAACtatttttcttgtaattttCTTACATTAAACTTACAATAATGATGATATTTTGACCCATTAGATCTATAACTATTACAGATATCCGTATAAGTGAAAAAATGTTtcacttaaataattataataatacttGTAATAAAATACTATATCTTTGTAATGGCACCGCACAGacaatcatttaaattttctttaaattcttaaattgaCAAAGATATCATTAACTAGTTAAGAACAAtcactttttaattaacataggAAGAATGACTAAATTATAAAGAGTTTTTGTTCAAGTGATTATtccactaaaaatatttttaaattcaagtaAGAGCATAGACGGATTTATACCGGGGCTGAGTGGGCTGAAACCCAccctaaaaagaaaaaaattaaggtaaaaATGTGACAATAccacttattttttctttaaaaaatcaatacaaTTCATTGTTTTATTAActagttattaaaaaatagtaaaacttacatttattcactctcttttatccaaaattttatcgttatttatttaagtccatcataatttttttcaagcccacccaTCTCTGAATCCCGATTTGTCCCCGAGAAAGAGTTAATTATATACCGTGTTATctttccaaataaaaataataaaagactAAATTAAGGCTTATATATCACACAAGGGAAACAACATTTACTAAAGCTATGATTTGTTTTTTCCTCCAAAGATtaagatttgaaagaaaaaaaatctaattagaGTTACAAATATTAACAAAGAATTCTTAACCAATAGGACATAGCTAGCATTGCCAATAAGAAATATTCATAATGTTCTTCTTGTAACATTGTCTTGAAGTGACCATTCTACCCTCTAATTAATagatgagaaagaaaaaaatattaaataaagtatattttGGTGTATAAATGAGATTATAGTAACTATATATCTAGGTTAACTTAAAATACTTTGTTGGGAATTGATTGTTGGCTTAACTttcttaagaaaatataaaccctacttttttttttttaaaatagaaaaaatattatattcaaacttGTAAGTTAAACTCTATATCTTTACTCAATTTTGGTTAGTGAATATGTAATCAAATTGTAAAATGAAATTCTACACAATCTTAAAACAGATGACCTATTTTTTATTGGATTACATTCATATCTTATATTGTCTGggcataatgtttttttttccttgCTCAAATCAAAGTTCATATCATATCTTTTCtaaaaggaaaaagagaaaacaaCTTCAGAAATAGTTTCATCATGAGTAGATGAGTAGGGATGATAATGGGTTGATGAGGGAAGGGAGTAGACTTATCCTTTGTGTTCgtaatatttgagattttttttactacTATTACTGTTTAGTtctgttttgaaattttttgcgGGAATAAAAAATCGTCAAAATTATAACTCAATCAGGTCAAGTAAAGTcatcatatatttaaaagaaatcgaGAGAAAAAAAAGACTTAACAGTAGCAAGAATTACAACCGTggttaaaaacacaaaaactcATGATATTGATTGTGGCACAACCACTTTTGTCAACTAACTCCAACTTCAATGCTACATTAACCTTAATTAAAGTATTTCATTCATAAAAGTTCGATGTAGTCCTGAATCCTAATCACTCAACATATGGTGACCCAACTCGAAATCCTTTTTCTACAACATGTCCTTCCCTTAACATCCTTTGATGTTCATCCTTATCTAGTTTATAAGCAATCCATATCATCTTTAATGATTCTCATCAACCTTTTCCATCTTTCACTTAATCTAATTCTCCTTCCTCAAATGATCTCCACAAACTTCAAAGAAATTTACTTAGTTGTTCATCTTTGCCACctaaaaattaacaaaagatttagaaaactatttattaatatttttttttgcttgAAGATCACAATACCATAGATTAATATCAATTAACTTGTGACACAATCACTTATCACAAGTTTAGCAAAATAATTCTACAAACACATGAAACACTAGTTTtcaccattaaataaaatacataaacaaatCAAACCATGTCATAAACTAAAATCGATATCAAGAGTCCTTTTAGTGAAAAGATTTATCTTCTTTTCTAACTAGTTTTTTCCAATAAATTAAgggaaaaagagaaagagagagattgaGTAGGCTGAGTTTGTACTGGAATGACAAGGGTAAGGGAAAACCTAGAGGAGGGCCGCCGAATGCTTAAACGGCGCCTGTATATCTCTCTCTCCTTTTTGTGGTCTACTTTCTAGAAAACAGTCAAATTGTCTCAGTTTTGtgtagaaaaagaaaaagtttcTTTACAAAACCTAGGAAAGAATGATTTTAAAACGTAGCCCCAAGCAAACCATAAACCTAGGTTTCTGTACTCCCCATTATAATTCATCCGGCAACCAAACGGGTAAACTGGAAAAAAGCAGCTTTAAAATCCAAAACCAAAtccagaaagaaagaaagaaagtattAGCAATACtttttaagaaaacaaatttgaaCTCATTCATAGGAAAAAGCTACCCTAGTACAAAccttaattaatcaaacactGATAACAATAAACTTTCGATCCAAAAATCTAAGCTAGTAGTacatataaaagttttaagatCGATCAATTGATCAGTGAGTATAGATAGGCCATAATGAAACCCATATGACCAATAATTAATTAGAcctaatatgaaatatatattttttagtgaaaattaaaatatcaaattctgATTAACTAGGGTCTTGGTGGAGGGAAGAATTGAGTGCCGGTCATAAAAGCATTAAGTGGAGTTGGATAAATAGAATGATCAATCATTGTTATgccacctcctcctcctcctcctccgccgGAACTGCTGGTGGCGCCGCTAGCGGTTATGAGGTTTagtggttgttgttgttgatgatgattaACACCTTCTGTAGCTCTTCCTCCGCTGCCTCCGCCAGATGAACTCTCACCCCCATATCGATTCTCGAGACCTTGATCGTAGACAATTCCTTTGAACATGTGACCTCCGATGTTTACAGCCGTTTGATATGCAATTTGTTCTTCAGTTGAATCCACACTGCTAACTCTAACACATCGGAAAACCGCAGATGAACTCACCTCAGCCGGAAAGTGTCCCAATTCTAAACCTAATTTATAAATCCAAGAGAAAACATTGCTTAAAAATAGTCAAGAAAccctaataaatataattaaccaaattttgaaaataatacatGCAATGTAATGATGTTAACGAACAAAAACATAACAATTATGGAtagaaaatcaaacaaatataatgaaaataatatgtGCGAAGATATTTCAAAAGGGTAATGATCCTGCCCTAATCTGTAAACTTCCCAGATCCAACCCGAATTGTTATTCTTTGAGTTGTCTTGGTGTTTTAAACATTTGATAATGAAGAACATAAgtcaactaattaaataattaccaaaatcaaaatctttTTGTTAATTGTACTTTGAATCCAAAGAGAGAAGAAGTGACTAGTGAGAGTTGTTGGCAATAGGCATGGCCGATCAAATGGCTTCTTCCATAATGCACGCAAACGATATGGAATTCATGATCAAAacacactctctctctctatcaaACTAATTTCTATTCTAGGTTCCCAagaaaatttaactaattaataaataacaaaaagcATCAAATCACAAAATGATTGCATTTTGCATATCTCAAGACCCTCATCTTTTTAATTTCTGTTATGATTTGTTGattaattaggttttttttttgtacccttttaaacaaaacaaaaaatgaagaaagaatAGGGAGATTTAATGATCATCACCAGTATTATGATCTCTTGGTCTTTTCGGATGAACCTGATAATGATCTTCAGCATTACTCCTCATAAAAGtcaattgttgttgttgttgctgttGCTGATTTTGATTCTGTAATGCCGTGAGTTGTTGTAAACGTTCCCGTCGCTTCGCCGCCGGTACCCAAGTGCTCTTCACGTGTGTTTGACAATGAAGACCTCTACTCTTACAACAAGTCCTGCAACGAAGATGAGGGCAATCTTTCTTAGCTTGA is part of the Impatiens glandulifera chromosome 1, dImpGla2.1, whole genome shotgun sequence genome and encodes:
- the LOC124909706 gene encoding protein EXPRESSION OF TERPENOIDS 1-like; this encodes MSGFFSLTNTKSSNQQITELEQQPPSNTTNTTTGAASSFLLFRNEEIYSNRGFELWHQQQYFHRNNTNPSSSSAGVDHPPPPYRSTAVTMRSSTGGAVNCQDCGNQAKKDCPHLRCRTCCKSRGLHCQTHVKSTWVPAAKRRERLQQLTALQNQNQQQQQQQQLTFMRSNAEDHYQVHPKRPRDHNTGLELGHFPAEVSSSAVFRCVRVSSVDSTEEQIAYQTAVNIGGHMFKGIVYDQGLENRYGGESSSGGGSGGRATEGVNHHQQQQPLNLITASGATSSSGGGGGGGGGITMIDHSIYPTPLNAFMTGTQFFPPPRP